One window of the Eucalyptus grandis isolate ANBG69807.140 chromosome 8, ASM1654582v1, whole genome shotgun sequence genome contains the following:
- the LOC104414855 gene encoding protein TIME FOR COFFEE has product MDRSREARRATMAASNGLSRRRHRTGLRDSPEEDGPAELAETARLRDRGSSGKKDRDRDRDRERGERERDRFSRSGKRRRGDRLMLNREDGGEESSEESVNDEDEEDEEDGSGSGHHVRLLPPSAQANSLSSSSVAAGLNNNHNSRRSFPPASKVFRTAPWKAADEMIGVSVPRKARSASTKRTPEWVSASGHLVGGDQILRQPSTSPVRPSLAATTASPVRPLSPFSSNAPVRKKLKPNGPKQKPPKSSSKSASSAQDEIEIEIAEVLYGMMRQPQGPSKIEALGVDLAKFDSREENNSTGDAKSRISSPTSNSQSGAPLSSSALPQNSGSSAPPLTASAPKRKKPRPMKYEDETPPMFPVRSSPISSTKAEIDQKAKIEAASPNMEKALGFAAEENGASVDLAKSQPAPASLENQSEPMKLEGYPAPDSKLPTEESESRDAAAAKEEPPNSGIPEIEKQREEKFQIDLMAPPPSRSSPERDGDTDFPAVDPKSVVSNMRADMKPSVKDDEKTTTKVGKEEAVNVEAEAAAKAMAADAESQKPAVHKVKNIDLQLDLEKTDGGAGNASVNKINQPVHKQQQQQSLAEKSAQTPNSLPFSMSVPGWPGGLPPMGYMGPLGGVVSMDGTAVASAAIQPPQLLFGQSRLKRCATHCYIARTISIHQQFARMNHPFWPAAAGSASLYGAKPCNLNVVPSPELHGNSTSARNMNMNVHPDKGQNLAIFPSKEKASQSASSVDAPQRKQILLQQTMPPGTPNNILHPAFIIPLGHQPHQQHAAAAAASVRPGPAKSPNVGGTASAGATTSASSSSSAAAAATAMSFNYANMPGGDTQYLAILQNNAYPFPVPTHVGAAPPFRGSHAQAMPFFNGQFYSPQMIHPSQLQQQSPVQLPQSQPGHHNTSISSSSSSTQKHLQNQQQRPHNSNGNLPGYPSAKTTQQSQQLQLQHNQHAPHQVRALESEGGEDSPSTADSRVARANMSIYGQNFTMPITTGNFALMTPAHLGAANGTGNTPGDKKQQQQQLLPQQPGPKSGMESLPSQAFAMSFSSINSSASPHGLDIMAHNHAILQSLPEANRQNYQFMAAAAAAQAAQAAQQKKNHRASDEGKTGGNDASNEDERKPSAGKTSATMTQSIAFSRPELADTSVSALPGSNVVDSSARTLNLGSASSRTSGSVIPTVVSTLSGPTSQQQLQRNQQQQMMQLQKQQQYAVNAAARSKSPVTSNGSVYGDHLPPSSAAASKFPSSLSSFPQNLIQTSSNQSQSTQWKGSIRPATSQVPSSLTTTSTSSLKNLPQQQGRTPQGQTHISFAATSKSPSTLQGQQIPSSNQSPSSPVVVGSPTTSSMSKSAGGSPRTATSSSTGNKSAQASSLQAQVKNPSSVPTRKSSPVGTGNAPSILGNSQVTSSSSGGTKHQQQLPKQQLPQQQLFFSNHHHHPPPFMQMQAPHSTNSPSSTMSGPNAYYHQRRPPDQQSKSQQLQGSGATSSSGMLSLCTSVTLANASTCDPVKAVAASNLKGGGGLPSQNILHAAQFTVAQSSGSPHQLVPAGFSYIHPVPSTVQVKPAEQKQPAGE; this is encoded by the exons ATGGACAGGAGCAGGGAGGCCAGGAGAGCTACTATGGCGGCTTCTAATGGCCTGTCCAGGCGGAGGCACAGGACCGGTCTCCGAGACTCGCCAG AGGAAGACGGACCGGCGGAGCTCGCGGAGACGGCGAGGCTGAGAGATCGAGGGAGCAGCGGGAAGAAGGACCGGGACCGGGATCGGGATCGGGAGCGCGGGGAGCGGGAGAGGGATCGGTTCTCGCGGAGCGGGAAGCGGAGGAGGGGCGACCGGCTGATGCTGAACAGGGAGGACGGGGGCGAGGAGAGCTCGGAGGAGAGTGTGaacgacgaggacgaggaggacgaggaggacggGAGCGGGAGCGGGCACCACGTGAGGCTGCTCCCGCCGTCGGCCCAGGCTAACTCGCTCTCGTCCTCTTCCGTGGCCGCAGGTCTGAACAACAACCACAACAGCCGCCGGAGCTTCCCCCCGGCGTCGAAGGTCTTCCGGACGGCGCCGTGGAAAGCGGCCGATGAGATGATCGGCGTCTCGGTGCCAAGGAAGGCTCGGTCAG CTTCGACGAAGAGGACCCCCGAGTGGGTTTCAGCCAGCGGTCATTTGGTTGGTGGCGACCAAATCCTCCGGCAGCCTTCAACCTCCCCTGTGAGGCCGAGTCTCGCAGCTACGACGGCCTCTCCAGTGAGGCCACTTTCGCCTTTTTCTTCGAATGCCCCGGTCCGAAAGAAGTTG AAGCCGAACGGACCAAAGCAGAAACCACCGAAGTCGTCCTCAAAGTCGGCATCTTCAGCTCAAGATGAAATCGAGATCGAGATTGCGGAGGTCTTGTACGGAATGATGAGGCAGCCTCAGGGTCCTTCGAAGATTGAAGCCTTGGGAGTCGATTTGGCGAAGTTCGATTCGAGGGAAGAGAATAACTCCACTGGAGATGCCAAGTCCCGAATTTCATCTCCCACCTCGAACTCTCAATCTGGCGCTCCACTATCGTCATCGGCGTTACCCCAAAACTCTGGTTCATCTGCCCCTCCCTTGACTGCTAGCG CACCCAAGAGGAAAAAGCCTCGCCCGATGAAGTACGAGGATGAAACGCCACCCATGTTTCCGGTTAGGAGTAGCCCCATCTCCTCAACCAAGGCTGAAATCGACCAGAAGGCAAAGATCGAAGCCGCCTCACCAAATATGGAGAAAGCACTGGGATTCGCAGCGGAAGAAAATGGTGCTTCCGTTGATTTGGCCAAATCTCAACCCGCTCCGGCTTCGCTGGAGAACCAATCGGAGCCGATGAAGCTGGAAGGCTACCCGGCGCCGGATTCCAAGCTTCCGACCGAAGAATCGGAGAGCAGAGACGCAGCTGCGGCTAAGGAGGAGCCTCC GAACTCCGGAATTCCTGAGATTGAGAAGCAGCGAGAAGAGAAGTTTCAGATAGATCTGATG GCTCCTCCTCCGTCGAGATCATCTCCAGAAAGGGATGGTGATACTGATTTTCCAGCAGTAGATCCGAAGTCTGTGGTGTCAAATATGAGAGCT GACATGAAGCCCTCGGTGAAAGATGATGAGAAGACTACGACCAAGGTCGGAAAGGAAGAAGCAGTAAATGTGGAAGCGGAGGCAGCAGCGAAAGCGATGGCTGCAGATGCTGAATCGCAGAAGCCGGCTGTTCATAAGGTGAAGAATATCGATCTCCAGCTTGATTTGGAGAAGACAGATGGAGGAGCGGGCAATGCGAGTGTTAACAAGATTAATCAGCCTGTCCAcaagcagcagcaacagcagtcTCTTGCTGAGAAATCTG CTCAAACCCCCAATTCTTTACCTTTCTCAATGTCCGTACCTGGATGGCCTGGCGGGCTTCCACCCATGGG ATACATGGGGCCATTAGGAGGGGTTGTCTCGATGGATGGGACTGCTGTTGCTTCTGCTGCAATCCAG CCACCGCAGTTGCTTTTCGGTCAGTCCCGTCTGAAAAGGTGCGCCACCCATTGCTACATTGCTCGGACTATTAGTATTCACCAGCAATTCGCAAGGATGAATCATCCCTTCTGGCCAGCAGCTGCTGGTTCAGCTTCGCTTTATGGGGCCAAGCCCTGCAATCTCAATGTGGTTCCATCTCCTGAGTTGCATGGAAATTCAACGTCCGCTAGAAACATGAATATGAATGTGCATCCGGACAAGGGTCAAAATCTTGCCATCTTTCCCAGTAAAGAGAAGGCATCTCAGTCTGCAAGTAGTGTTGATGCTCCTCAAAGAAAGCAAATTTTGCTCCAGCAAACTATGCCTCCTGGAACACCTAACAATATTCTG CATCCTGCTTTCATCATCCCTCTGGGCCACCAGCCGCACCAGCAACATGCGGCAGCAGCCGCCGCTTCAGTCCGACCCGGACCTGCAAAGTCCCCAAATGTAGGTGGCACGGCTTCAGCTGGCGCCACCACATCCGCCTCAAGTAGCAGCTCTGCTGCAGCTGCAGCTACAGCAATGAGCTTCAACTATGCAAATATGCCTGGAGGTGATACTCAGTACTTGGCGATTTTGCAGAATAATGCATATCCATTTCCCGTGCCAACTCATGTTGGGGCTGCGCCACCTTTCCGAGGGTCCCATGCTCAGGCGATGCCCTTCTTCAATGGACAATTCTACTCTCCTCAAATGATCCACCCTTCCCAGCTCCAGCAGCAATCGCCTGTTCAATTACCACAGTCGCAACCAGGTCATCATAACACTAGCATTTCCAGTAGTTCCTCATCAACCCAGAAGCACTTGCAAAATCAGCAGCAGAGACCGCACAACAGTAATGGAAACTTGCCTGGCTATCCTTCAGCTAAAACCACCCAGCAATCACAGCAACTGCAGCTGCAGCACAATCAACATGCGCCTCATCAAGTTCGTGCCCTGGAATCTGAGGGTGGTGAAGATAGTCCTTCAACAGCTGATAGTCGAGTTGCACGAGCTAACATGAGCATCTACGGTCAGAATTTTACTATGCCCATAACTACTGGGAACTTTGCTCTGATGACCCCTGCTCATCTGGGTGCAGCCAATGGCACTGGCAACACTCCTGGTGacaagaagcagcagcagcagcagctgctTCCACAACAGCCGGGTCCAAAATCTGGAATGGAGTCATTGCCATCTCAGGCTTTTGCGATGTCATTCTCCTCCATTAATAGTTCAGCGTCTCCACATGGCCTTGACATAATGGCGCATAATCATGCCATTCTCCAGAGCCTCCCTGAAGCCAACAGGCAAAATTATCAGTTCATGGCTGCTGCTGCAGCTGCACAAGCTGCACAAGCTGCACAGCAGAAGAAGAATCACCGGGCCTCTGATGAAGGTAAAACAGGAGGTAATGATGCTTCCAATGAAGATGAAAGAAAGCCATCTGCTGGGAAGACTTCGGCAACAATGACGCAATCTATTGCATTTTCTCGGCCCGAACTGGCTGATACTTCAGTTTCCGCGTTACCTGGCAGTAATGTCGTTGATAGTTCTGCGCGAACCCTAAACCTTGGCTCTGCTTCTTCTCGAACTTCTGGTTCAGTAATACCAACTGTCGTGAGTACCCTTAGTGGACCCACTTCCCAGCAGCAACTTCAGCGGAATCAACAGCAGCAGATGATGCAACTCCAGAAGCAGCAGCAGTATGCTGTAAATGCAGCAGCTCGGAGCAAGTCTCCTGTCACTAGCAACGGAAGTGTGTATGGTGATCatcttcctccatcttctgcgGCTGCCTCCAAATTTCCCAGTTCTCTGTCTTCATTTCCCCAGAATCTGATTCAAACAAGTTCCAATCAAAGTCAGTCTACGCAATGGAAGGGTTCAATTCGTCCAGCTACATCTCAAGTTCCATCTTCtctcaccaccacctccacgTCATCCCTTAAAAATCTTCCACAACAGCAGGGCCGAACACCACAAGGCCAGACACACATTTCCTTCGCAGCCACCTCCAAATCCCCTAGTACCTTACAGGGTCAACAAATCCCTAGTAGTAATCAATCTCCATCTTCTCCAGTGGTGGTTGGATCACCAACCACTTCTTCAATGTCTAAAAGCGCTGGTGGAAGCCCAAGGACTGCCACTTCATCCTCTACGGGTAACAAATCTGCACAAGCTTCCTCATTGCAAGCACAAGTGAAAAACCCCTCATCGGTGCCTACTCGCAAGTCATCGCCTGTTGGCACGGGAAATGCACCGTCCATCTTGGGGAACTCGCAGGTGACATCTTCCTCGAGTGGAGGAACCAAACATCAGCAACAGCTTCCGAAGCAGCAATTGCCGCAGCAacagcttttcttttctaatcatcatcatcatcctcctcctTTTATGCAAATGCAAGCTCCTCATTCAACGAATTCACCATCCTCAACAATGTCTGGTCCTAATGCCTATTATCATCAGAGAAGACCACCTGACCAACAGTCCAAGTCCCAGCAACTGCAAGGCTCAGGAGCAACTTCCTCATCGGGGATGTTGTCGCTTTGTACCTCCGTCACGCTTGCTAATGCTAGTACTTGTGATCCTGTAAAAGCTGTTGCCGCGAGTAACCTGAAGGGAGGAGGTGGATTGCCCTCACAGAATATTCTCCATGCTGCTCAGTTCACTGTTGCGCAGTCATCCGGCAGTCCACATCAGCTCGTCCCAGCTGGGTTCTCATATATTCATCCTGTTCCAAGTACGGTGCAGGTGAAACCAGCCGAACAAAAGCAGCCTGCTGGTGAGTAG